The sequence AAACTCAATAGCGGCGAGATCTGCCTGCTCGAAAGTGACACTTTCCATTGTGTTGCGCAGCAGCAGGATGCAGCCTGCTTAAACGCCAGATTTGATCGGGTCTCAGTTGCCCAGGCCATTGAACTGGATGAGGAACAAAGTAATGCCTACCCCAAAACGGTACATGAAAAGCACGCGTGCATGGGCTATCTGGAGAACAGTTTTACCGTGGGTCAGAGCATCAGTGCTGAGAAAGCCATAAATATCCGCCAGAGCGCGGCAGGCACCGATACCGGTGCAGATGCGGTAGTGGGGCAGGTTTACCAGATACTGGATATTGTAGCGGGCACACCGGCGGATCAGTCCCGTTATTATCGCATCCAATATTCCGGCGACAACCAGGGTTATATCTATGCCGGTGGCCTGTGGGATTTCAGCGACTGGGCATCATCGGCAACGCATCATGATCTGGCCGAAGAAGATCGCATCATTGCCATGCCGGGCGATGAGATCTACGTGACAAAATCTGATGGTATTGCACTAAAAGACGTGGCCGGTGAGCAAGGGGATGAAATTGCCAGGGTTACCAAAGATACGGCCCTTGACGTGATGGGTACGGTGGTACTGGGTGACAATAACGATATTTACTATGAAGTTAATCTGAATTCCCAGAGTGGTTATATCTATGGCGGCAGTCTGTTACCCACATCCACTTTGTCTGACTGGACGTCATTCAGCCCGGACGACAGTGAAACGCCAACACCTCCGGCCCCACCACCCTCAAGTCCTGATGACTCTGGTGGTGGTTCAGTCAGTTACTGGATACTGGCGCTGTTGCTGATAAGAAGGCTGAAGTCATGATCAAAAAATTGCTATTTATTGCAGCCGTTTGCGCCATAGCACTTTATCTGTGGCAACCCTGGTCGCAGGGTGAAGTCGCCGACGCCACCGCGCCAGCTTCTCAGGCCGGGCCACAACCGCCGGTTCACAAACCTCAGAAGGAAGCCAACAGCAAAGATAAACAGCCCGCGCCTGACAATAAACAACAGGCAAGGTCATTACCTGATGAGTTTTATCAGCAACGTGAAGAGATTATCAGCGCGCTGGATCAGGCAAAAGCCTGCCAGGACACCGGCGAGTGCGCGTCCTCAGAGGACGACCCCAGGGCCGCCATGTTTGAACAGGAAAAACGGCTGGTGGCAGCATTAAAAGCTCTGCAGGAGTTATATGCCAGCCATCAGTTTGAAGATGAACAGCTGGCCGCTATCACAGGTGAGTATCTGACCAGCCCTTTAGGCCGGGTTCAGTATCAGGCCCTGGAAATGATGCAGCAGCAATCCCCCGTTACTGACAATGCACGGATTTTACTGGAGGCGTTGGATGACAGTTATGACGATAAGGTGATGGAGTCGGCTCTGACCGAGCTGCAGCGCTATCCTGAGCTGAACCAGACCATTGATGGGCTGTTTATAAAGAACCTCAGAACAGGCAGCTTTCATGTCTCCAGAACCATTGCACAGGGTATCGGGCCTTATCTCAATCAGGATAATCTCGACGCTTATGAGGCGGTGCTGGACAAACTCCCCGGCCAGTCTGCCAAGGCCAGGTTTTTGAGTGCCTCCATCAGCAGCTATAAAAAATCGAACAACATTGACTGAGCCATAAGCGTTTTTTATTCCCTTCAGATACCCAGGTAAGCAAGCAGTATGCAAATCAAACGCATCTTTGAACCCGTTATTCACTTCTGGTCTTCCCGCACTCTGCAGGAACGCCTGTATATCGGCGTGATTGGCATCTTGTTGTTGGGGTTGTTGAATTACAGGGCGCTGTTCGGGCCCGATGTGCCTGATTACGGAAAAGCACAGCGCCAGACGGTGGCTACCGAGTTCCGTGCCGCCTGGGTGGCTTCGGTGGTGAATATTAACTGGCCCAGTGAGCCCGGTCTGTCCCCGCAACAGCAACAACAGGAGGCCATTGCTCTTTTAGACAGTATGGCTTCTGCCAACCTTAATGCAGTGATTTTGCAGGTCAGGCCCCATGCGGACGCCTTATATCAGAGTGAACTGGAGCCCTGGTCTTACTATCTAACCGGCGAGCAGGGGCAGCCCCCCGAGCCCTTTTACGATCCGCTCTCGTTCTGGATTGAACAGGCTCACAACCGCGGCATGGAGCTGCATGCCTGGATCAATCCTTACCGTGCCCATCACTTCGAAGGGGGTGAGATTTCTGAGCAGTCTCTGGTCAAAACCAACCCTGAGCTGGTCAAAGCGCTTAACAACGGTATGTACTGGATGAATCCGACCCGTGAGGAAACGGTTAACCACTCTCTGGCTGTGATTGAAGATATCGTCTCCCGCTATGATATCGATGGCATCCACTATGACGATTACTTCTACCCTTACCCCGCATATAACGATGGCGAAGACTTTCCGGATCGGGCCGAGTACGCGCAATACCTCGCTGAGGGCGGCAGCTTAACCCTGAATGACTGGCGCAGAGACGCAGTCAATCGCTTCGTAAAAACCCTGTATCAGCAGGTTAAGGCCATCAAGCCCCATGTGAAAGTCGGCATCAGCCCTTTTGGCATCTGGCGGCCGCAATCGCCCGAGACCATAGCCGGTTTAGATCAGTATGACACGCTGTTTGCCGATGCCAGGTTGTGGCTTAATCAGGGCTGGCTGGACTATTTTACCCCGCAGCTTTACTGGGATACCAACAGGGTTGCCCAGAGTTTTCCGGTATTGCTGGCCTGGTGGCAGCAACAGAATTTTCAGGACCGGCACCTGTGGCCGGGGTTAAACAGCAACAAAGTGGCCACGGTGCAGGGCATTGATGAGGTGGTGAATCAGATTATGTTCAGCCGGGCGTTGCTGCAGGAGCAAGCGGGGCAGGTGTTCTGGAATGTGCGCACGGTCACCGACAATCCCCGTTTTCATCAGGTGCTGACACAGAACATTTACGCAAACCAGGCACTGGTGCCGCCCTCACCCTGGCTGGACAGCACCCCGCCTGAACCACCGGCTGTTGAAATTCAGAGCGGTGATGAAGTGGTGGTTAAGTGGCAAAAAACCGGCAGCGAGCCGGTATTTCGTTGGGTGCTTTACTATAAAGACAGTGATCGCTGGCGCTATCGGATATTCAATAAAAATACTCATGAGTTTGGTTTTCCGGCTGACAGCCGGATCACTGATATCGCGGTTGTGGCGGTCGACCGCACCGGGCTGAAGAGTGAGCGTACAGACTTGCCGGTAAAACTCTAAGCCCTTAGAGTTGGCTGAACGTTGTTGCTGGAGGGGCGACAGATTCCACATACATAAGGGGCAGTGGCCCTGCCCGACTGCCCATACAACTAAAGCAAACCCGCGCAAAACAGATTCAGCCGGTTAATATCGACTCCTCGCATGCCAGGAGTCGGCCCCTTAATAGATTCCGTGACTCAGAGCCGCCTCTGAAACGCCGTGTCGATGCCCCGGCATTACTTTGTTTGAACCTTAAATACTTTATCAAAAGCATCATAGGCCGCCAGATGAAGGGTGTCACCATGATTGAGCTGTTCAAAAAAGCCGAAGTAGGCAGAAGTGCTCTCAGGCTTTGCGTTCTCTAATTTATCAAACAGCGCTTTTGCCACTCGCTCCATTACCGGCCCTTCCTTGCCCACGCCCACATAAACCGATTTGGCCGGGTTGAGTGGTGCCGGCTCGAGGCTCAATAAGGATTCATCATCCCACCATAAACTCGGGCTGATAATAATGTAGTTATCAAATAACGTCGGGCTTTTTAATAAGATTTCAGTGGCCAGCAAGCCACCTAAGGATTGGCCTATGATGGTTTTTTCTGCGCTGGTGCGATATTTACTTTCTACCAGTGGCTGAATTTCTTCACCAATCACCTTAATAAAGTTTGCCGATCCGCCATGGGTCGGAAACTCTTCTATATCCTGTTTATTATCAGAGGGGTAGGTAAAGTCGCGCTTTCGGTCGACATTGGCGATCCCCACAACAATGGTTTCCGGCAGCAGATGTATCCATGACAATGAGCCAAACTGAACCAGCCCGGATAGGTGTACAAAATCCTCATCCGCCGAGCCATCCAGCAGATAAATCACCGGATAATTTTTGTCAGTGTTTTCGGCATAGCTGCCTGGCAGGTAAATGTTCAGCACCCGGTTTTCATTTAATATGGCGGAGTGAAACGTGACTTTTTCGCCGATAGTAAACGGGCTGACCTGTGTCACTTCAGGTTTAGCTTTAGCCAGCAGTGGTGAGCTACAAAACACCAACGCGATAACAGCCAGATAGATTAGTTTTTTCATATTCGTCCTGTCTGAATTGAAGATGGAATTATTATTCTTAAAAATCTGCTGCAACCACAAAGCGTCTGTTTGCTGGCAACAACCCCTGCACTAATGCGATTCAGAAAAGGGCACTACTGCTGTGCGATTAACGCTCTATACGTTATGCCAGCCAGCACAATACGGCAACCCCCAAAAGCCCTGCCCAGCCGGGGTGTCTGCCGTTAGTTGCATAGCATACCAGCGCGCCAGCCATCGCCATTGAAAAGGCAATGGGCTGGACGACAAACGCCGGGGGAACAGACATTTCTGCCAGTTGAATGAGTATTGCTCCCATTGCGAAACCTAAAATACTTGCAAGATGCCAGGTGGCCCACAATATCCGGATATTCCTCTCCCGTATTGGCGGAACAGCAACATTAGGTACCACTGAGTTATTTCTCAGTTTCTTAAAAATAAGAAATTCACCGAGAGCAGAGTGAACCAGACCAACAACAATTGACAAAAGACCTGCAGATACCAGTAAAGAATGCATTTTATTCCCGCTCCTTTAATAGGCCCCCAGTTTTCTAGACATCGCTAAACTACTGATTATTCTGCCAGGGCCACTTGCCGCTCATCTCTACTTCCAGGGTCAGGCTGAGGAAGGTGCGTATCAGTACCACGATGCCCAGCACCCCGATGGTCTCAAAGGTCAGCTCCACGGCCACCGTATAGATAATGTCTGAGGCAATCAGAAATTCCAGACCAAGCAAAATGCCGCGGCCCAGTGACTGGCGCAGCTCCTGGAAGATGGAGTCGCTATCTTCTTTCCTTATCATCCTGATTATGGCGTTAAATAACGCATACAGCGCAAACAGGGTAATAGTGCCGATACCAATGGCCTCAATAATGGTGGCGCACCAGAGTGCTGTTGGTGCTATTAAGTCATTCATATTTACCCCTTAGTTGCCTGCGCTCGTTATACCTTAGTTGTTCCCCGCAGCTTTGCCGTCAATCTTTACATTCTGCTATCAGTAGCCTCTTGCGGGATAAGTGCCAATAAATCTGTCACGCCAATATCCAGACCTGATTGTGACAGCAAAACAGAGATCTGGCCCCGATGATGAGTCTGGTGATTAAAAAAGTGAAGAATCAGGTTTGAGAATCGTTTGTTGGCAGCAATCCCCTGGGTATTGTGGTAGCTGAGAACATCATCCAGATCGCCCTCGCGGAGCCCGGCGATCCAGTTGATAATTTGTTGGTCCAGCCAGCTGCGGTGCTGGTGCAGCTCAGTGAAATCATCAAAAACAATCTGATTCAGGCGGGTGGGGGATGGCATCTCTGCGACCTCCTGTAAAGATGCTGTGCACGACGGGTGTGTGGCAAAGCGCTGTAGCCAGATGGTGTCACCAACAACGATGTGATTTAAGGTGCCCAGAACAGACCCGAAGAAGGCGCCGCGCTCTTCAGCGAGTTCTGAGCCATTGAGCTGACCCGCAGCCCGATAAATTTTTTCATTCATCCACTGGTTATAAGAGGCCATTAATTCAAAATGGTGTTTCCGGCTCATTACGCCCCCTTTGTTATTTATAGCGCTGCCAGTATTGTCTGACTCCAATATCACCCTGCTGCTTCAAGCGCGCGGCGTAATTCCCGGGTCAGATGTTCCGGACTGGCACTGGTTAACGACACAGAGTCACAATTCTGAAACTGCCTGAATGCTGCGACGGCTTGCGCAAACGCGCTCATAACAGCATCCTGATCAAAGTGATGTTGGTGCAAATACAGCGCCTTGATCTCTAAATGGCTGTTTTTCCGATGGGCTTTGCAATCCATCCGGCCAATAAATTTATCCCGATACAGCAGCGGCAGACAAAAGTAACCATATTGCCTTTTGGCTGCCGGTACATAACACTCTATCTGATAGTCATATTCAAACAGCGCCCTGAGCCTGTCCCGTTGTATAACGCTATTGTCGAAGGGCGACAGAATCAGCATGCGGTTGTTTAAGCGTGGCAGAGGGCGCTCGAGCGCCCCTGTTTCCAGCACAAATACTTCGCCATTTTCTAACTGTACCTGTTCCAACGAGTCCTGCGCGAGCCTGTCGTTTACCAGCGTTTTCATGGCATTACGCAGTTCAGTACTGCGACGCTGGTAAGTCAGTCCTTTAAGTGAAGCCAGCCCGTGGCAGCCTAGCTGCTGGTTCAGCAGATAGGCGGCAAAT comes from Lacimicrobium alkaliphilum and encodes:
- a CDS encoding glycoside hydrolase family 10 protein, giving the protein MQIKRIFEPVIHFWSSRTLQERLYIGVIGILLLGLLNYRALFGPDVPDYGKAQRQTVATEFRAAWVASVVNINWPSEPGLSPQQQQQEAIALLDSMASANLNAVILQVRPHADALYQSELEPWSYYLTGEQGQPPEPFYDPLSFWIEQAHNRGMELHAWINPYRAHHFEGGEISEQSLVKTNPELVKALNNGMYWMNPTREETVNHSLAVIEDIVSRYDIDGIHYDDYFYPYPAYNDGEDFPDRAEYAQYLAEGGSLTLNDWRRDAVNRFVKTLYQQVKAIKPHVKVGISPFGIWRPQSPETIAGLDQYDTLFADARLWLNQGWLDYFTPQLYWDTNRVAQSFPVLLAWWQQQNFQDRHLWPGLNSNKVATVQGIDEVVNQIMFSRALLQEQAGQVFWNVRTVTDNPRFHQVLTQNIYANQALVPPSPWLDSTPPEPPAVEIQSGDEVVVKWQKTGSEPVFRWVLYYKDSDRWRYRIFNKNTHEFGFPADSRITDIAVVAVDRTGLKSERTDLPVKL
- a CDS encoding alpha/beta hydrolase, with amino-acid sequence MKKLIYLAVIALVFCSSPLLAKAKPEVTQVSPFTIGEKVTFHSAILNENRVLNIYLPGSYAENTDKNYPVIYLLDGSADEDFVHLSGLVQFGSLSWIHLLPETIVVGIANVDRKRDFTYPSDNKQDIEEFPTHGGSANFIKVIGEEIQPLVESKYRTSAEKTIIGQSLGGLLATEILLKSPTLFDNYIIISPSLWWDDESLLSLEPAPLNPAKSVYVGVGKEGPVMERVAKALFDKLENAKPESTSAYFGFFEQLNHGDTLHLAAYDAFDKVFKVQTK
- a CDS encoding DUF1622 domain-containing protein encodes the protein MNDLIAPTALWCATIIEAIGIGTITLFALYALFNAIIRMIRKEDSDSIFQELRQSLGRGILLGLEFLIASDIIYTVAVELTFETIGVLGIVVLIRTFLSLTLEVEMSGKWPWQNNQ
- a CDS encoding DinB family protein — protein: MSRKHHFELMASYNQWMNEKIYRAAGQLNGSELAEERGAFFGSVLGTLNHIVVGDTIWLQRFATHPSCTASLQEVAEMPSPTRLNQIVFDDFTELHQHRSWLDQQIINWIAGLREGDLDDVLSYHNTQGIAANKRFSNLILHFFNHQTHHRGQISVLLSQSGLDIGVTDLLALIPQEATDSRM